In the genome of Leptospira dzoumogneensis, one region contains:
- a CDS encoding stomatin-like protein encodes MDPFLFFTLIFIAAIYLIMKTCIVVPQNYCFVVERLGVFRGALGAGFHFLIPIIDQIRYKQLLKEIAIDIPPQTCITKDNVSILVDGILYIKVMDPYKASYEIENFRSATIQLAQTTLRSEIGKLVLDHTFSERDDINANVVRALDEATDPWGIKVTRYEIKNISPPKEILHEMEEQVKAERVKRAEITISEGEKASRINRSMGERQEAINLSEGEKIKKVNEAEGKAKEIEFIAQAKAKGIKLISDATANEGGTEAVNLQITEDYLAGLGIILEKSKTTVLPTEMANVVGFFEGISKVTNKFPGLDSEKE; translated from the coding sequence ATGGACCCATTTCTATTTTTTACGCTGATCTTTATAGCAGCAATCTATCTCATAATGAAGACTTGTATTGTAGTTCCCCAAAACTATTGTTTTGTTGTGGAAAGACTTGGAGTGTTCCGTGGAGCACTCGGTGCAGGGTTTCATTTTTTGATCCCGATCATTGACCAGATCAGATACAAACAACTTCTGAAAGAGATCGCAATCGATATTCCTCCTCAGACTTGTATCACTAAGGACAACGTTTCCATTTTGGTGGATGGTATTCTGTACATCAAAGTTATGGACCCCTACAAAGCTTCTTACGAGATCGAGAACTTTAGAAGTGCAACCATTCAGTTGGCCCAAACTACTCTTCGTTCCGAGATAGGTAAATTGGTATTGGATCATACATTCTCCGAAAGAGATGATATCAATGCAAACGTGGTTCGAGCATTGGACGAGGCAACAGATCCTTGGGGAATCAAGGTAACTCGTTACGAGATCAAAAACATTTCCCCGCCTAAAGAAATTCTTCATGAAATGGAAGAACAAGTAAAAGCGGAACGTGTAAAACGTGCCGAGATTACTATCTCTGAAGGTGAGAAAGCTTCTAGGATCAATCGTTCCATGGGAGAAAGACAGGAAGCGATCAACTTGTCCGAAGGTGAAAAGATCAAAAAGGTAAACGAGGCGGAAGGTAAAGCCAAAGAGATCGAATTTATCGCCCAAGCAAAAGCAAAAGGGATCAAACTTATCTCCGATGCGACTGCAAATGAAGGCGGAACAGAAGCAGTGAATCTTCAGATCACTGAGGATTATTTGGCTGGTTTAGGTATTATCCTAGAAAAATCAAAAACCACAGTTCTTCCTACAGAGATGGCAAACGTGGTCGGTTTCTTTGAAGGTATCTCTAAGGTGACCAACAAATTCCCAGGACTGGATTCGGAGAAGGAGTAA